In the genome of Thiorhodovibrio winogradskyi, the window CTCGGGCGCGTGCTTGACGCCACGCCGCCCATCAATGATCTGGCGGTATTGCGCGGTGCGCTTGAGCGCGTGGATGAGGTGCTGTATCTGGCCGACAATGCCGGCGAGACGGTCTTCGACCGCGTGCTGATCGAGGCGCTGTCCATTCCCGTGACCTATGCCGTCAAGGCTGGCCCAGTGCTGAACGACGCGACCCGCGAGGACGCCATCGCCGCCGGTTTGGACCAGGTCGCGGACATCATCGATACCGGATGCGATGCCATGGGCGCACCGCTTCGGCTATGCTCGCCAGACTTCCGCGAGCGCTTCAACCGTGCTCGGCTCATTATCGCCAAGGGCCAGGCCAATTACGAGACGCTGAGCGGGGTCGATGCGCCCATTTGCTTCCTGCTGCAAGCCAAGTGCTCGGTGATTGCCGAGGACATCGGCGTCCCGACAGGAAGCGTCATCATTCAGGCCAGCAAAGCGCTGCGTGATGCCATGTCCTGATCGCTCTGACGGCCGTTTCATCATCCGGTCTTAATGACGGCCAGTCCTCATGGTCCCAGTCCTCTTGCGAGGGCTCGGTTTGCCCGGCACCGCTAGTCGTCGGCGGGTTGACGGGATCTGCCTTGCTTGAGCCGACCGCGAAATTTCTTCGCGGTCAGCCGTCGTTCCTTGG includes:
- a CDS encoding damage-control phosphatase ARMT1 family protein, whose translation is MRIYLDCWPCFLRQALSASRRAGASPELQRAILEETMTALHTLTSDATPPEMGERIHRLVRERARAPDPYLEVKREATAQALTLLPALRERVQEAEDPLRTAVRIAIAGNIIDHGVAETFDLEETLGRVLDATPPINDLAVLRGALERVDEVLYLADNAGETVFDRVLIEALSIPVTYAVKAGPVLNDATREDAIAAGLDQVADIIDTGCDAMGAPLRLCSPDFRERFNRARLIIAKGQANYETLSGVDAPICFLLQAKCSVIAEDIGVPTGSVIIQASKALRDAMS